GGAAAAACAACCTTTTTCAATTAGGAATGTATTTACTTATCGTCATTCTTATCAACATCATAGGTTCGTTTCTCTTTACCCGGTTCGATCTTACTGCCGAAAAAAGGTACTCGCTTTCCCCGGCAACTAAAACGATGTTAAAAGAGCTTGACGATATAGTTTTCTTCAGGGTGTACCTTGACGGGGAATTTCCGGCAGGTTTCAAACGATTGAAAAATGAAACTAAGGAAATGTTAGACGAATTCAGGGCATACAGCAACAATATTGAGTATGAATTTATCAATCCTTCGGAAAGCGGAAACAGCAAAGAAAGAAACGATACTTACCAGCTTTTGGTAGAAAGGGGGCTTAATCCTACCAATTTACAGGTAAAAACAAAAGAAAGCAATTCGCAGCAGATTATCTTTCCAGGGGCTTTAGTAAGCTATAAAAACCACGAAGTTCCCCTGCAACTACTTATTTCCCAAATGGGCATATCATCCGAACAAATCATCAATAACTCCGTAAAACAACTGGAATATAACATAATTAACGCTATCCGAAAACTGGCTGTCCGCGAAAAGCCTAAAATTGCTTTCATTGAAGGACATGGTGAACTTGACAAAATGCAGGTGTATGATATTACCAACGCACTGAGTGAGTTTTACACAGTAGAACGAGTAAAAATCGATGAAAAAGTTTTTAGCCTTACTAAACGCGATAGCACAAAAGACGGGAAAATACACGTAAGAAATCTTTACAAAGCTATTATCATCGCCAAACCCGATTCCGTTTTCAGCGAAAAGGACAAATTTATTATTGACCAGTTTATCATGCGTGGAGGGAAGGTTCTGTGGCTGATTGACCCGGTGAGTGCCAGCATGGATAGTCTGCAAAATACCAGTCAAACCATGGGCATTGCCAACGAAATTAATCTTGAAGACCAGCTTTTTAATTATGGGGTCAGATTAAACAATAATTTGTTGATGGACCTTACCTGTCTTCCTATTTCGATGGTTACCGGAATGATAGGTAACCAGCCGCAAATCAGCCTGTTCCCCTGGTATTATTTCCCGGCAGTTTTTTCGCAAAGCGAGCACCCCGTGGTAAATAATCTCAATGCCGTTAAATTTGAATTTGCGAGCAGCCTCGATACGGTAGGAACAAGCGACATAAAAAAAACCATTCTTCTTACTACCTCAAAATACACCAAAATAGTCAATACACCAGCCCTGATTGACCTCGAAATTTGCCGTAACGAGCCTGACGAAAGCCAGTTCAACAGTTCTTCTCAACCTGTGGCTATTCTGCTCGAAGGGAAATTTGAATCTTTTTACCGCAACCGTATTCCACCTGCACTCGCCGACAACAAATACCTCAGCTTTGTTGAATATGGCGAACCTTCTGCAATGATGGTAATTTCCGATGGCGATGTCATCAAAAACCAGTTTCTGCGTACACAGGGGACGCCTCTTCCTTTAGGCTATGACCAGGATACACGACAATCATTTGGCAATAAAGATTTGATATTGAATATTATGAATTATTTTTGCGATGATTCCGGTTTGCTGGCAACCCGTACCCGTGAAGTCCAACTACGCCTGCTTGATAGCTCCCGGATAGAAAACGAAGGCTCCTATTGGAAATTGCTGAATGTTATTGTTCCCATTTTGCTGGTAGGTATTTTCGGATGGATACAATTTCTGTTTCGAAAAAGAAAATATACGCGGTAATATGCATTTTTACATACCAATTATTAATAGAAACTTATATCTAAGTAAAAGTCCATTCCTGTGTTTAATTCTATTTATCAAAACATTATAAAAATAATGACACACTAAAACAGTAGCAATTATGAAGAAAAACAAGAAAATTATAATAATTACTTTATTACTATTATTAGTTGCTACTGCTCTTATACTGAGCGACAAGACTTTTACCATTCAAAAGGCACTCCGGGATTTTGCCGTTGACGATACCGCTTCAATAACTAAGATATTTTTAGCCGACAAACGCGATAATATGGTTACCCTTACCAAAGTTTCACCCGGTGAATGGAAGGTAAATAATAAATTTACCGCCCGTAAAGAGGGAATAGACATTCTGCTAAAAACAATACTAAACGTAAGTGTAAGAGAACCTATTGCCAAATCAGCTCATAACACTGTGGTAAAACTGCTGGCTACCCGTTCGGTAAAAGTGGAGATTTACCAGAAAGTATTTCGTATCCACATCGGCAAACTCCGCCTTTTCGAACATGAAAAACGCACCAAATGCTATTATGTGGGAGATGCTACCATGGACAATCAGGGCACCTTTATGATAATGGACAAATCTTCGCAACCCTTTGTTTGCTACTTGCCACATCTGCGGGGTTTTCTTACTACCCGCTACACTGCAAAGGAAGATGACTGGCGCGACCACAGTATTTTCCCATTAAAACCACAGGAAGTTACATTTCTGGAAATTCGTTTTTCGGAAACGCCCAAGCAATCCTTCAGGGTTACGCACCGTCCGGGAACCGACCAGTTTACTTTTACTGATTATAACAATAAGCAACTCCTTGATTTTGACATTCCTAAAGTGGTAGACTTATTTACTACTATCAGCACTTTAAAATTTGAAGCATTGCTCAACAACGTTGTGCCTGTTGAAATCCGTGATTCTATCCTTTTGTGTACTCCGCTTCATACCATTACCTTGCACGATAAGTTCAACAAGGAATATGTTTTACAGACTTTCCATAAGCCGCCCCGCTTTGATGATGAAACCAATAGTGCAGGTGTACCTTTACAATTCGATCCCGACCGTATGTACGCTTACTCCGTGTGGAGCAACGATTTGTTACTTATTCAGTTTTATGCGTTCGAAAGTTTTCTGAAACCCGCTGCATTTTACCAGCTTTCGGGAAAATAACAATTGTGCATTCCAGTTGTAATAAAACATTATTTCTGATTTGTTACAAAAATTCGGGAATATCTATTAATGTTTTTTCATTTTTGTTTTGCATATGGTTTTTTTTCTCCTAAATTTGCCCTATCCTTAAGACAGGAACAAATAATGAAAAAAATATTGTATTTTGTTGTTTTTTTGGTTGCACAATTATTTCCAATTGTATTAAACGCACAGGGGCTGGTTATTAATGAAATCATGTCGGCAAACAATAATACCATTGCCGATGAAGATGGGGATTACGAAGACTGGATTGAACTGTACAACGAAACCAACGAAATAATTAATCTTGCAGGTTACTCTCTTTCCGACAAGATAAGTTCTCCAACAAAATGGACTTTTACCAACTATCTACTCGAACCAGGCACCTATTTACTTGTGTTTGCTTCCGGAAAAGACAGACATACACTTCCATATTTCCATACCAATTTTTCTATTAAAGCAGAAGGAGAAGATGTTTTACTCAGCAGTCCACAGGGAGAAATAATCTCTCATTATAATGCTGTTTCTTTGACGGAAAATAATAGTTATGGTTGCCGAACGGATGGTCTTTTGAACAATCTTGTGCTTTTTAAAGGTTCTACTCCTGAGAGTACCAATAATTTTCAGCAAGAGCTAAATAGCATGGACAGTTTGACTTTTTCAAAGCCTCAAGGGTTTTATACCAGCAATTTCAATTTGGTCATTACCCACACTAAGCCCGAAGCAATTATCCGCTACACACTCAATGGCAGCGATCCTACTCCGCAATCGCCCGTTTTTATTTCTCCTTTGCTTATTAAAAATTGTGAAAATGATCCCAATGGAATATCAATGATTCCAACCAACCCATTAGATTTGCCTTATCATGAATTTGTGTGGAAAGAACCGCGAAATAATGTTTTAAAAGCTATAACTTTAAAAGTGCGTTCTTTTATCGATACCATTGCTGTTTCTGATGTTTTTACCCAAACATATATTGTTCACCCCAATATTTTTACCAAATACGCCAATTTTGCCGTAGCCTCTCTGGTTACTGATTCGCTTTGTTTATTTGACTATGCAACCGGTATTTATATCCCTGGTTTGTATCACGACCTTGATCCCACTTGGTATTTTTGGTATGGTACCGGAAATTATTTCCAAAAAGGAGACAATTGGGAACGTCCGGCTAATCTTACTTTTTTTGAGGGTAGTGGTTCTTTAGCTTTTCAGCAAAATGTTGGAATCAGAATAAATGGAGGAGGTACAAGAGTTTTTCCACAAAAGACTCTACGAATATATGCAAGAAATACTTATGGGCAAAGTAATATTAATTATAAATTGTTCCCTGAAAAGAACATAACAAAATATAAACACTTTCTGTTTTCAAACAACGGACAAGATTTTGTTAACTCAACTATAAATGATATTGTTTCTTATTGTATTGTGAAAGAATTGGATATAGAAGTTCAATCATACAGACCTTCTGTTTTATTCATCAATGGGGAATTTTGGGGAATACATAGTATAAGAGATAGGCTTGATAAGTATTATCTTGAATATACAAAAAATATTAACCCTGATAATGTTGATATTATTGAAAACTACCGGGAAGTTGTGGAAGGTGATACTCTTCAATATACCGCTATGCTTGATTACTTAAAAAATCATGATATCACCCAACAAGCGGTTTACGATTCGGTTTCTTCCTTGATAGATATTAATAATTATATTGATTATAATATTTGTAAGCAATTTTTATCTTCCACTGACTGGCCAGGTAATAATGTCTGTTTCTGGAAAGAACGAAGCCCGGGACACAAATGGCGTTGGATGATTTATGATAATAATTTTGCTTTGTTAAATTATGAGGAAAATACTATTGAAATTTCTACAGTAGCGGGAGGTCCTCCCTGGCCTAATCCTGACTGGTCAACTTTTCTGTTAAGGACACTGCTTCAAAATGAAATTTTTAAACAACAATATTTGCAAAGATTTGAATACCATTTATTAAATACTTTCCATCCAAAAAAAATCCTTCATTATATTGATAGCTTATCTGCACTTATCCAGCCTGTTCTTCCCGAACACATTTCCAGATGGAGCTACCCTCAAAGTTTTAATTATTGGCAAGAGCAACTAACAATAATGAAAGAATTTGCCTTAAAGCGTGGCTGTTATGTCCGCCAGTTTCTTATCGAACACTTTAATATTGCCGATTCAACTTATGCAGAAGGTGCTTGTTTATTGAATATACCAAAACTGACTAAAGACATTGTGAAAATTTATGTGGCAGATAATATGGTACATGTAAATATGCCTATGGAATTACACGGAGACATATATATACTCAATATGCTTGGACAAAAAATACTCTATCAACCGGTAGGTGGACAAAACAATTATCAGTTCCCGATAAACGGGGTAAAAGGCTGTTATATAGTCCGGATAATAGTGAACGGGGACTCATATAGCCAAAAAATTGTATTCTAATTTAAAATTCTGAACATTGACATTATGTATGGAATCGCTCACTCTCCCAAGGCTTTGCAAAAGCCTTGGCTACTTATATTTTTTTCTTACTTTTGCCGCTTTTAAAATATTTTGATGAAAAAAATCATCTATTTAATACTATTCCTGTTTGTATTTAGTCATCTGCAAACGTATGCGCAGCATAAAGCTACCATTACCTCTGCCGAGTTGAAAACAGATGTGTATTTTCTTGCTTCCGACTCACTCAAGGGTCGTAAGCCCGGAACCCCGGAAAGCAAAGTTGCAGCCAACTATATTTTAAACGGTTTGGTGCAAAGTGGTACAAAGCCTTTGTGTGAGAATGGTTTCCAACCTTTTGACCTCATCACTAATGTGCAAGCCGGCAAAAACAACATGCTTTTGTTCGGCAATTTTAAAGGAATTGCAGGCAAAGATTTCATTCCTCTATCCTTTTCTGCCAATGCCACACTTTCTGCTCCGGTTGTTTTTGCCGGTTTTGGTTTTGATGCCGATTTTGACAGTATTCATTTACACGACTATCAAAATATGGATGTAAAAAGCAAATGGGTGATGATGCTTCGTGGCGAACCGGATCCGGACAATCCTCACAGCTTGTTTGGCTCCCTGAGTTCCGAAAGAGCAAAAGTGCTTACCGCAAAAGATAAAGGTGCTGCCGGAGTGATATTTGTAAGCGGCAGCAAATTTGAAGAGAATGACAGACTAACCTCTCTTTCCTACGACATGTCTGCTTCCGATGCCGGTTTGCCAGTGATCAATATCAAAAGGATAGTTGCCGACAGTTTATTAAAAAATTCCGGGGTTACCATTGCCCAACTGGAAAGCGATCTTACACTAACCATTAAGTCTAATTCTTTTGAATTACAGACTATTTTAACCGCTCAAACGGAAGTAATTCCCCGGAAAGTACAGGCACAAAACATTGTTGCCTGGATAAAAGGAAAGGATAAGAAACTTTGCAACGAATATATTGTGATTGGTGCACATTACGACCATCTTGGAATGGGAGGTGCAAATTCCGGATCCAGAATTCCGGATACGGTAGCCGTTCATAATGGTGCCGACGACAATGCTTCCGGAGTAGCTGCCGTATTGGAACTTGCCGGTAAATTGGCTAAAGCTAAATTGAAACGTAGTGTAATCTTTGTGCTTTTTGATGCGGAAGAGATGGGATTGATTGGGTCTAAATATTTTGTAAAAAATTCCCCGGTTCCTCTTCCTCAGATAAAAGCAATGATTAATGTGGATATGCTGGGCAGGTTTAAAAAGGATACCAAAACCATCTCGGTAAGCGGAACGGGTACTGCTGCTGAAATGGACTCACTACTCAACATTGCTGAAAAGGGAAGGACTTTTACCATTGGCAGAACCACCGAAGGTTACGGTCCTTCCGACCATGCAACTTTTTACAGCGAAAATATCCCGGTTTTATACTTTACTACCGGTGCTCACGACGATTATCATACCCCTGCTGATGATGCCGATAAGTTGGACTACAACGATGAAGCATTGATTTGCAATATGATAGCAGACATTTCCCTTATTTTTGCCAACATGGAAAAATCTCTCTCTTTCCATGAAGCAGGCCCAAAAGCTCAACCCGAAGGAGGAAGAAGGTTTAAAGTTACCCTTGGCATTGTTCCCGACTTCACTTCTTCCGAAAACAAAGGTCTGCGTGTGGATGGTGTAAGAAAAGGTGGCCCTGCAGAGCGGGGTGGAATAAAAAAAGGAGACATTATAATAGCCATTGACGGACAGATAGTTTCTAATATTTACGATTACATGACCCGCCTTACGAAACTGAAACATGGGCAAACCATCATAGTGGAGGTACTTCGCAACAACAAAAAAGAAGTATTACTTATACTGTTATAAATCAGATTTATTTATGTACGAATTGTTGACAAGAGAGTTTTTGATCAAATTTTTAAAATTCGGAGTAGTGGGCTTTTCCGGCGTTTTTGTGGACTTCGGCACTACTGCCGTGGGAAAAGAAATTGTAAAAATTCCCAAGTTTATCGCCAATGCCATCGGTTTTTCGGTGGCTGCCTCCACCAACTACTTTCTGAATCGCCATTGGACGTTCAACAGTCAGAATCCTGATATCGCCGTTGAGTTTGGCGAATTTTTTCTCATTTCCATGATCGGTTTAGCTATCAACACACTCATCCTTTGGCTGATAGTAACCAAATTGAATAAAAATTTCTATTTTTCCAAGCTTTTTGCCATTGCCGTGGTTACCGTTTGGAATTTTTTCGCAAATGCTTTTTTTACTTTCGTATAATATTTATCCTTCAAGTAAACATTCCCTGCCCAGAAAATTACTCAATATGTGGCATAAGGCAACTGGTGCATCGGCATGCACCCAATGACCAGCCTTTTCGACGGTTTTTATTTCCGCTAAAGGAAATAACTTGTAGATCAATTCCTCATCTTTATCCAAAACATAATCCGACTTCTCTCCTTTAATAAACAGGGTCGGTTTTTCAAATTTTCCATTTCCGGCAATTTGTTCGGAAATATCTTCCAGATTCGCTACAATCGCTTTTAAGTTGGGTCGCCAGGCAAAAGCTTCTAAGTTGATCCTGTACAGATTTTTCATGATAAACAAGCGGATTCTTTCGTCTGCAATTTTTTCAGCAATAATTTTTTCAATTTCACTGCGTGAAGACATTTTACTTAAATCCACTGAAAGCATGGCGTTTACCATATCCATATGCATGCTTCTTACTGGATAACTTCCCGGACTGATGTCAATAACCACAAGTTTTTTTACCATTTCCGCGCTCTCAAGCGCAAATTGCATTGCTACTTTTCCGCCCATGGAATGTCCGATGAGTACTGGATTTCTCAACTGGTTTTCTTCAATAAACTCCTGCAAATCCGCAGAAAGTGCAAAATAGTTAAACGTATCGCTGTGCAGCGACTGTCCGTGATTTCGCTGATCGGGAATAAAAACATGAAATTTTTCGGCAATGCGTCTTGCAATGGTTACCCAATTGTCGGACAGA
This is a stretch of genomic DNA from Lentimicrobiaceae bacterium. It encodes these proteins:
- a CDS encoding DUF4340 domain-containing protein; the protein is MKKNKKIIIITLLLLLVATALILSDKTFTIQKALRDFAVDDTASITKIFLADKRDNMVTLTKVSPGEWKVNNKFTARKEGIDILLKTILNVSVREPIAKSAHNTVVKLLATRSVKVEIYQKVFRIHIGKLRLFEHEKRTKCYYVGDATMDNQGTFMIMDKSSQPFVCYLPHLRGFLTTRYTAKEDDWRDHSIFPLKPQEVTFLEIRFSETPKQSFRVTHRPGTDQFTFTDYNNKQLLDFDIPKVVDLFTTISTLKFEALLNNVVPVEIRDSILLCTPLHTITLHDKFNKEYVLQTFHKPPRFDDETNSAGVPLQFDPDRMYAYSVWSNDLLLIQFYAFESFLKPAAFYQLSGK
- the gldG gene encoding gliding motility-associated ABC transporter substrate-binding protein GldG → KNNLFQLGMYLLIVILINIIGSFLFTRFDLTAEKRYSLSPATKTMLKELDDIVFFRVYLDGEFPAGFKRLKNETKEMLDEFRAYSNNIEYEFINPSESGNSKERNDTYQLLVERGLNPTNLQVKTKESNSQQIIFPGALVSYKNHEVPLQLLISQMGISSEQIINNSVKQLEYNIINAIRKLAVREKPKIAFIEGHGELDKMQVYDITNALSEFYTVERVKIDEKVFSLTKRDSTKDGKIHVRNLYKAIIIAKPDSVFSEKDKFIIDQFIMRGGKVLWLIDPVSASMDSLQNTSQTMGIANEINLEDQLFNYGVRLNNNLLMDLTCLPISMVTGMIGNQPQISLFPWYYFPAVFSQSEHPVVNNLNAVKFEFASSLDTVGTSDIKKTILLTTSKYTKIVNTPALIDLEICRNEPDESQFNSSSQPVAILLEGKFESFYRNRIPPALADNKYLSFVEYGEPSAMMVISDGDVIKNQFLRTQGTPLPLGYDQDTRQSFGNKDLILNIMNYFCDDSGLLATRTREVQLRLLDSSRIENEGSYWKLLNVIVPILLVGIFGWIQFLFRKRKYTR
- a CDS encoding CotH kinase family protein, which encodes MKKILYFVVFLVAQLFPIVLNAQGLVINEIMSANNNTIADEDGDYEDWIELYNETNEIINLAGYSLSDKISSPTKWTFTNYLLEPGTYLLVFASGKDRHTLPYFHTNFSIKAEGEDVLLSSPQGEIISHYNAVSLTENNSYGCRTDGLLNNLVLFKGSTPESTNNFQQELNSMDSLTFSKPQGFYTSNFNLVITHTKPEAIIRYTLNGSDPTPQSPVFISPLLIKNCENDPNGISMIPTNPLDLPYHEFVWKEPRNNVLKAITLKVRSFIDTIAVSDVFTQTYIVHPNIFTKYANFAVASLVTDSLCLFDYATGIYIPGLYHDLDPTWYFWYGTGNYFQKGDNWERPANLTFFEGSGSLAFQQNVGIRINGGGTRVFPQKTLRIYARNTYGQSNINYKLFPEKNITKYKHFLFSNNGQDFVNSTINDIVSYCIVKELDIEVQSYRPSVLFINGEFWGIHSIRDRLDKYYLEYTKNINPDNVDIIENYREVVEGDTLQYTAMLDYLKNHDITQQAVYDSVSSLIDINNYIDYNICKQFLSSTDWPGNNVCFWKERSPGHKWRWMIYDNNFALLNYEENTIEISTVAGGPPWPNPDWSTFLLRTLLQNEIFKQQYLQRFEYHLLNTFHPKKILHYIDSLSALIQPVLPEHISRWSYPQSFNYWQEQLTIMKEFALKRGCYVRQFLIEHFNIADSTYAEGACLLNIPKLTKDIVKIYVADNMVHVNMPMELHGDIYILNMLGQKILYQPVGGQNNYQFPINGVKGCYIVRIIVNGDSYSQKIVF
- a CDS encoding alpha/beta fold hydrolase, whose translation is MKLFFREYGQGEPIIILHGLFGLSDNWVTIARRIAEKFHVFIPDQRNHGQSLHSDTFNYFALSADLQEFIEENQLRNPVLIGHSMGGKVAMQFALESAEMVKKLVVIDISPGSYPVRSMHMDMVNAMLSVDLSKMSSRSEIEKIIAEKIADERIRLFIMKNLYRINLEAFAWRPNLKAIVANLEDISEQIAGNGKFEKPTLFIKGEKSDYVLDKDEELIYKLFPLAEIKTVEKAGHWVHADAPVALCHILSNFLGRECLLEG
- a CDS encoding M20/M25/M40 family metallo-hydrolase, translating into MKKIIYLILFLFVFSHLQTYAQHKATITSAELKTDVYFLASDSLKGRKPGTPESKVAANYILNGLVQSGTKPLCENGFQPFDLITNVQAGKNNMLLFGNFKGIAGKDFIPLSFSANATLSAPVVFAGFGFDADFDSIHLHDYQNMDVKSKWVMMLRGEPDPDNPHSLFGSLSSERAKVLTAKDKGAAGVIFVSGSKFEENDRLTSLSYDMSASDAGLPVINIKRIVADSLLKNSGVTIAQLESDLTLTIKSNSFELQTILTAQTEVIPRKVQAQNIVAWIKGKDKKLCNEYIVIGAHYDHLGMGGANSGSRIPDTVAVHNGADDNASGVAAVLELAGKLAKAKLKRSVIFVLFDAEEMGLIGSKYFVKNSPVPLPQIKAMINVDMLGRFKKDTKTISVSGTGTAAEMDSLLNIAEKGRTFTIGRTTEGYGPSDHATFYSENIPVLYFTTGAHDDYHTPADDADKLDYNDEALICNMIADISLIFANMEKSLSFHEAGPKAQPEGGRRFKVTLGIVPDFTSSENKGLRVDGVRKGGPAERGGIKKGDIIIAIDGQIVSNIYDYMTRLTKLKHGQTIIVEVLRNNKKEVLLILL
- a CDS encoding GtrA family protein, with product MYELLTREFLIKFLKFGVVGFSGVFVDFGTTAVGKEIVKIPKFIANAIGFSVAASTNYFLNRHWTFNSQNPDIAVEFGEFFLISMIGLAINTLILWLIVTKLNKNFYFSKLFAIAVVTVWNFFANAFFTFV